The following proteins are co-located in the Bubalus bubalis isolate 160015118507 breed Murrah chromosome 23, NDDB_SH_1, whole genome shotgun sequence genome:
- the VAX1 gene encoding ventral anterior homeobox 1 produces the protein MFGKPDKMDVRCHSDTEAARVSKNAHKESRESKGAEGNLPAAFLKEPQGAFSASGAPEDCNKSKGNSAADPDYCRRILVRDAKGSIREIILPKGLDLDRPKRTRTSFTAEQLYRLEMEFQRCQYVVGRERTELARQLNLSETQVKVWFQNRRTKQKKDQGKDSELRSVVSETAATCSVLRLLEQGRLLSPPGLPALLPPCATGALGSALRGPSLPALGAGAAAGSAAAAAAAAPGPAGAASPHPPAVGGAPGPGPTGPGGLHAGAPAAGHGLFSLPVPSLLGSVASRLSSAPLTMAGSLAGNLQELSARYLSSSAFEPYSRTNNKEGAEKKALD, from the exons ATGTTCGGGAAACCAGACAAAATGGACGTTCGGTGCCACTCGGACACAGAGGCCGCCCGGGTCTCCAAGAACGCGCACAAGGAGAGCCGGGAGAGCAAGGGCGCGGAGGGGAACCTCCCCGCCGCCTTCCTCAAGGAGCCGCAGGGCGCCTTCTCTGCGTCGGGCGCTCCGGAAGATTGTAACAAAAGTAAAGGCAATTCAGCAGCCGACCCGGATTACTGCCGCCGGATCCTGGTCCGAG ATGCCAAGGGGTCCATCCGAGAGATCATCCTCCCCAAAGGCCTGGACCTGGATAGGCCCAAGAGGACACGCACGTCCTTCACCGCCGAGCAGCTCTACCGCCTGGAGATGGAGTTCCAGCGCTGCCAGTACGTGGTGGGCCGAGAGAGAACGGAGCTCGCACGGCAGCTCAACCTCTCCGAGACGCAG GTGAAGGTCTGGTTCCAGAACCGGCGCACGAAGCAGAAGAAGGACCAGGGCAAGGACTCGGAGCTGCGCTCGGTGGTGTCAGAGACCGCGGCCACTTGCAGCGTGCTCCGGCTGCTGGAGCAGGGCCGCCTGCTGTCGCCGCCAGGCCTGCCAGCGCTCCTGCCGCCCTGCGCCACGGGCGCGCTCGGCTCCGCGCTCCGCGGGCCCAGTCTGCCGGCCCTGGGCGCGGGCGCCGCCGCGGGCTCggccgccgccgcagccgccgccgccccggGTCCTGCCGGGGCCGCATCCCCGCACCCGCCAGCCGTGGGCGGCGCTCCGGGCCCGGGGCCCACCGGGCCCGGGGGACTGCACGCGGGCGCACCGGCCGCCGGCCACGGCCTCTTCAGCCTGCCCGTGCCCTCGCTGCTCGGCTCCGTCGCCAGCCGTCTTTCCTCCGCCCCGTTGACAATGGCCGGTTCACTGGCAGGGAATTTACAAGAACTCTCCGCCCGATACCTGAGCTCCTCGGCCTTCGAACCTTACTCCCGGACCAACAATAAAGAAGGGGCGGAGAAAAAAGCGCTGGACTGA